One Antennarius striatus isolate MH-2024 chromosome 17, ASM4005453v1, whole genome shotgun sequence genomic window carries:
- the nenf gene encoding neudesin, translated as MATARLCVLFVSFSVTLAEDMKLKYKPSTKPVRLFTEEELNRYDGSEEGQPIYMAVKGVVFDVTKGKEFYGKDAPYNALVGKDSTRAVAKMSLDPEDLTSDTTGLTEEQLESLDDVFEGTYKKKYPIVGYTASRILNQDGSPNKNFKPEDQLHFQIRDEF; from the exons ATGGCAACAGCGCGACTCTGTGTcctctttgtgtctttttctgtaACTTTAGCGGAagatatgaaattaaaatacaaaccaTCCACCAAACCCGTCCGTTTATTCACAGAAGAGGAACTGAACAGATACGACGGCAGCGAG GAGGGCCAGCCTATTTACATGGCAGTCAAAGGCGTGGTGTTTGATGTCACCAAGGGAAAAg AGTTCTATGGTAAAGATGCTCCATACAACGCCCTGGTAGGTAAAGACTCCACACGGGCTGTGGCTAAGATGTCCCTGGACCCAGAAGACCTGACATCAGATACT ACGGGCCTCactgaggagcagctggagtCTCTGGATGATGTATTTGAAGGCACGTACAAAAAGAAGTATCCCATCGTGGGTTACACAGCATCACGCATCCTCAACCAGGACGGAAGTCCCAACAAGAACTTCAAGCCAGAAGACCAGCTTCATTTTCAAATCAGAGATGAGTTTTAA